A region from the Acyrthosiphon pisum isolate AL4f chromosome A1, pea_aphid_22Mar2018_4r6ur, whole genome shotgun sequence genome encodes:
- the LOC100168134 gene encoding testicular acid phosphatase homolog isoform X2 produces MGFGQLTPSGIEKQFKLGKWLRKRYSEWLPEVYSAEDVYVRSSDYDRTIMSAQANLAGLYPLVGPRDWNMEPGKHIQLVPIHTVPKSMDNLLLMSESCPLYSQELDKVVNDFEVQKFYAQFSSALKYMEKNSNLEMGKKTVIKSTTLLYDALLVESQFNYILPKWTKSIFPEPLLTIAKENEELATHTNTLKRLKTGPLLNEVVTHMYEKKNGTLSPNRMLWVYSAHDTTMVNLLNAFELYEHLLVPYAAVLMIELRLNTTGNYVVTISYRNTSNREPYLLHVPGCDSVACELDIFIDVLRPLISVDWDVECKSDVENHILTFFI; encoded by the exons ATGGGATTTGGCCAACTAACTcct tctGGAATAGAAAAGCAATTTAAACTGGGAAAATGGTTGAGAAAACGGTACAGTGAATGGTTGCCGGAAGTGTATTCTGCAGAAGACGTTTATGTGCGGAGCTCTGACTACGATCGGACCATAATGAGTGCCCAAGCTAATCTAGCCGGTTTGTATCCTCTCGTGGGACCTAGGGATTGGAACATGGAACCTGGAAAGCACATTCAACTAGTTCCAATACACACTGTGCCAAAGTCCATGGATAAC TTACTGTTAATGTCAGAGTCATGTCCACTCTATTCACAGGAGTTGGATAAGGTAGTAAACGATTTCGAGGTACAAAAATTTTACGCTCAGTTTAGTTCGGCGTTAaaatatatggaaaaaaatagcAACCTTGAAATGGGTAAAAAAACGGTCATCAAATCTACTACGTTGCTATATGATGCACTTCTCGTAGAG tcACAGTTCAACTACATATTACCGAAGTGGACTAAAAGTATATTTCCTGAACCATTATTGACAATAGCTAAAGAAAATGAAGAATTGGCGACACACACTAATACTTTGAAAAGATTAAAAACTG GTCCTTTACTTAACGAGGTTGTAACCCATATGTACGAAAAGAAAAATGGTACCCTGAGTCCTAACAGAATGCTTTGGGTTTATTCAGCTCATGATACTACTATGGTTAATTTACTCAACGCTTTTGAACTATACGAACATTTACTGGTGCCCTATGCAGCTGTCTTGATGATTGAACTTCGGTTAAACACTACAGGAAATTATGTTGTCACA atatcgTATCGAAACACAAGTAACCGTGAACCATATTTACTGCATGTACCTGGTTGCGATTCCGTCGCTTGCGAActagatatatttattgatgttttaagACCATTAATATCAGTTGACTGGGATGTTGAGTGCAAATCTGATGtagaaaatcatattttaacatttttca tttaa
- the LOC100168134 gene encoding testicular acid phosphatase homolog isoform X1, with the protein MGFGQLTPSGIEKQFKLGKWLRKRYSEWLPEVYSAEDVYVRSSDYDRTIMSAQANLAGLYPLVGPRDWNMEPGKHIQLVPIHTVPKSMDNLLLMSESCPLYSQELDKVVNDFEVQKFYAQFSSALKYMEKNSNLEMGKKTVIKSTTLLYDALLVESQFNYILPKWTKSIFPEPLLTIAKENEELATHTNTLKRLKTGPLLNEVVTHMYEKKNGTLSPNRMLWVYSAHDTTMVNLLNAFELYEHLLVPYAAVLMIELRLNTTGNYVVTISYRNTSNREPYLLHVPGCDSVACELDIFIDVLRPLISVDWDVECKSDVENHILTFFNIITIIVIILVSCVIAGKILSLFKKKSGYQTF; encoded by the exons ATGGGATTTGGCCAACTAACTcct tctGGAATAGAAAAGCAATTTAAACTGGGAAAATGGTTGAGAAAACGGTACAGTGAATGGTTGCCGGAAGTGTATTCTGCAGAAGACGTTTATGTGCGGAGCTCTGACTACGATCGGACCATAATGAGTGCCCAAGCTAATCTAGCCGGTTTGTATCCTCTCGTGGGACCTAGGGATTGGAACATGGAACCTGGAAAGCACATTCAACTAGTTCCAATACACACTGTGCCAAAGTCCATGGATAAC TTACTGTTAATGTCAGAGTCATGTCCACTCTATTCACAGGAGTTGGATAAGGTAGTAAACGATTTCGAGGTACAAAAATTTTACGCTCAGTTTAGTTCGGCGTTAaaatatatggaaaaaaatagcAACCTTGAAATGGGTAAAAAAACGGTCATCAAATCTACTACGTTGCTATATGATGCACTTCTCGTAGAG tcACAGTTCAACTACATATTACCGAAGTGGACTAAAAGTATATTTCCTGAACCATTATTGACAATAGCTAAAGAAAATGAAGAATTGGCGACACACACTAATACTTTGAAAAGATTAAAAACTG GTCCTTTACTTAACGAGGTTGTAACCCATATGTACGAAAAGAAAAATGGTACCCTGAGTCCTAACAGAATGCTTTGGGTTTATTCAGCTCATGATACTACTATGGTTAATTTACTCAACGCTTTTGAACTATACGAACATTTACTGGTGCCCTATGCAGCTGTCTTGATGATTGAACTTCGGTTAAACACTACAGGAAATTATGTTGTCACA atatcgTATCGAAACACAAGTAACCGTGAACCATATTTACTGCATGTACCTGGTTGCGATTCCGTCGCTTGCGAActagatatatttattgatgttttaagACCATTAATATCAGTTGACTGGGATGTTGAGTGCAAATCTGATGtagaaaatcatattttaacatttttca acattataactattattgtaataatattggtatcGTGTGTGATTGCTGGAAAAATATTATCCCTCTTTAAGAAAAAGTCAGGTTACCAAACAT tttaa